AGAGGAGTACTCTCGAAGTTGAATGTGGTAGAGTCCGAGAATGGAACTAATATGGCAAAGGGCTTAACCACCAAATGGAAAGCGCTTTGTTTGATTGGAAACTGCAACCgtgaaaaagggaaaagaatttTGGGTCTGAAACATAAAGACAGTAAAAGGAGCAATGGGCGTTCTACGAGAGTGAAGATGTCTGGTTTGGTGCCTCTGAATGCTGATTATTATGTTCCAAGACCTCACCCACCCAAGAATAACTGATTCACGTACAAAGTTTTAAGCATATATATGTAGTTTGC
This genomic interval from Glycine max cultivar Williams 82 chromosome 5, Glycine_max_v4.0, whole genome shotgun sequence contains the following:
- the LOC102663554 gene encoding uncharacterized protein isoform X1, which produces MVSARSTTTFLLVFILLPLRFSSAHTQHQEGKKTLVVAKLETPRCPVNVEQIYHGVPAVAETNQGIRFLPGRKMMSRGVLSKLNVVESENGTNMAKGLTTKWKALCLIGNCNREKGKRILGLKHKDSKRSNGRSTRVKMSGLVPLNADYYVPRPHPPKNN
- the LOC102663554 gene encoding uncharacterized protein isoform X2, whose amino-acid sequence is MVSARSTTTFLLVFILLPLRFSSAHTQHQEGKKTLVVAKLETPRCPVNVEIYHGVPAVAETNQGIRFLPGRKMMSRGVLSKLNVVESENGTNMAKGLTTKWKALCLIGNCNREKGKRILGLKHKDSKRSNGRSTRVKMSGLVPLNADYYVPRPHPPKNN